CAACAATTTTATCGATTTCAAGTGAGGTGTCATCAGTTGAATCGTCAAGTATCTTGATGTTCACTTTTTCAATGCCGTAAGATTCAGCCATCACGGCACAGGCTTTCACCAGGCGGTGAACCACATATCTTTCATTGTAAATCGGCAAATGAATTGAAACGGTTGGACGATTGGCTTGAAATTCCGGCAAGGTTGGCTTTTTGTACTTGCGCGTCGACGAAAGTAAATAATAATGATTAAACCCGTAAACAAAGAACATCAAGGTCAGTATCATCGATAGAACAAAGAAAAAAAATTGCATGAACCTCCTGCCTCAACTACATAACTAAGTCGAAGAGATTTTGGTGTCGGGAAGTTATTAAAGTCTACTCCAGTAAGTGGGGTTGAGCAAACAGACCTTCCTTAATTAGTAGGATACTTTTCATAATGTGATTTTACTCAATATCTCGAAATCGAAACATGTATTGGGCATGTCTCAGATGAACC
This is a stretch of genomic DNA from Dehalobacter sp.. It encodes these proteins:
- a CDS encoding glycosyltransferase, with translation MQFFFFVLSMILTLMFFVYGFNHYYLLSSTRKYKKPTLPEFQANRPTVSIHLPIYNERYVVHRLVKACAVMAESYGIEKVNIKILDDSTDDTSLEIDKIVEEYKQRHLNIQVLRRENRKGFKAGALQAGLQQTKEEYIAIFDADFIPAPDFLLRTLPYFMQDE